A stretch of Chitinophaga caeni DNA encodes these proteins:
- a CDS encoding sensor histidine kinase, which produces MAKRLFAFSTSRWSFGIIWLLITICHIALLYFWFGLPISVAVADSAIHNILLAWTIIGMSQYFAYYRPVRGRYLFLVSVSAALSAIWVVLCSWILGKIFAMDLYYLEWLNNSMPIFFVYCWILNLSMGLLSTFWYEMQEKQEALARKETNEKMAREAELYKLRQQLQPHFLFNSLNSINALIAMRPMEAREMITKLSEFLRGTLKKEDQQWVKFEDEIQYLTLYLDIEKVRFRHRLKTVIEFPPEASTMLVPPMILQPVVENAIKFGLYDTTGEITISIQATVAEKALSVHITNPFDEQLHKSTQKGTGFGLKSIDRRLYLLFARNDLLNTQIHDNLFTTTIKIPQP; this is translated from the coding sequence TTGGCAAAACGCTTATTTGCATTTTCAACATCGCGGTGGAGCTTCGGGATCATCTGGCTATTGATTACTATCTGCCATATAGCCCTGTTGTATTTTTGGTTCGGACTTCCCATCTCTGTCGCGGTGGCCGACAGCGCCATTCATAATATACTGTTGGCATGGACGATCATAGGCATGAGCCAATATTTTGCTTATTACAGGCCAGTTAGGGGCAGATATCTTTTCCTGGTATCCGTCAGTGCAGCCCTTTCCGCCATTTGGGTAGTGCTCTGTTCATGGATACTAGGTAAGATATTTGCGATGGATTTGTATTACCTCGAATGGTTGAATAATTCGATGCCGATATTTTTCGTGTATTGTTGGATATTGAACCTCTCGATGGGCCTACTAAGTACCTTCTGGTATGAAATGCAGGAAAAGCAAGAAGCGCTAGCCAGGAAGGAAACGAACGAGAAGATGGCGCGCGAAGCGGAGCTATATAAATTGCGGCAGCAGTTACAACCGCATTTCCTGTTCAATAGTTTGAACTCGATTAATGCTTTAATTGCCATGCGCCCGATGGAGGCCCGCGAGATGATTACGAAGTTATCCGAATTTTTGCGGGGAACATTGAAGAAAGAAGATCAACAATGGGTAAAGTTTGAAGATGAAATTCAATACCTAACTTTATACCTTGATATCGAGAAAGTACGCTTTAGGCACAGGCTCAAAACGGTGATTGAATTTCCACCGGAAGCCTCTACCATGTTGGTGCCACCGATGATTTTACAACCCGTTGTTGAAAATGCGATCAAGTTCGGATTGTATGATACCACGGGGGAGATTACGATCAGCATTCAAGCAACCGTGGCAGAGAAGGCGCTGAGCGTACATATTACGAATCCCTTCGATGAACAATTACATAAAAGCACCCAGAAGGGGACAGGATTCGGATTGAAATCGATCGATAGGCGCTTATACTTGTTATTTGCAAGGAATGATTTATTGAATACGCAGATCCATGACAACTTATTTACAACAACGATTAAAATCCCGCAGCCTTAA
- a CDS encoding DUF4288 domain-containing protein, translating into MQWFVAKVVYQVICGKGDHAAQFDEQLRLISAENKTEAWRKANSIGQQEQYAFKNQKQELVEWRFINVPELVNLVELKDGMELYSRVEEPQDANTYMALQQMKATQLQEQKFLDINI; encoded by the coding sequence ATGCAGTGGTTTGTAGCAAAGGTGGTGTACCAGGTAATATGTGGCAAGGGAGATCATGCAGCACAGTTCGATGAACAACTGCGTTTGATCAGCGCGGAGAATAAAACCGAGGCTTGGCGAAAGGCTAATTCCATCGGTCAACAAGAGCAGTACGCATTTAAAAACCAGAAGCAAGAACTCGTGGAATGGCGTTTTATCAATGTTCCGGAGTTAGTGAACCTGGTTGAACTGAAAGATGGTATGGAGCTTTATTCCCGCGTGGAAGAACCGCAAGATGCCAATACTTACATGGCACTACAACAAATGAAAGCAACACAATTGCAAGAGCAAAAGTTCTTAGACATCAATATATAA
- a CDS encoding LiaF transmembrane domain-containing protein produces MEDRHKEYNYERNMRKRNGNSSLWGGLVLVLIGLFLILKRLNLHLPDWLFSWEMILIVIGVLVGLKNNFKGSGWLICIVIGAVFMLHDVLPWWPDEMRKFTWPLLIVLAGVLIIVNGTKRNVTRSMVIEGGNAEDYINATAIFGAANRNVMSKSFKGGQITAIFGGVDVNFNNADFEGEVVLDIFATFGGVDIVVPANWEVVMEVKTLFGGVDDKRQPAYAQEPYTKRLIITGNCTFGGIELKSY; encoded by the coding sequence ATGGAAGATCGTCATAAAGAGTATAACTACGAACGTAACATGCGCAAGCGTAATGGTAATAGCAGCCTTTGGGGAGGACTAGTGCTGGTATTGATTGGCTTGTTCCTGATCCTTAAGAGGTTGAACCTTCATCTACCGGATTGGTTATTTTCCTGGGAGATGATCCTGATCGTAATAGGTGTGTTGGTAGGTTTGAAGAATAATTTTAAAGGCTCCGGCTGGTTAATCTGTATCGTTATCGGCGCCGTATTTATGCTTCACGATGTCCTGCCATGGTGGCCTGATGAAATGAGGAAATTTACCTGGCCTTTACTGATCGTCCTGGCAGGAGTATTAATTATCGTGAATGGCACTAAAAGAAACGTGACCCGGTCGATGGTAATAGAAGGGGGCAACGCGGAAGATTATATCAACGCCACCGCGATTTTCGGTGCAGCCAATAGGAACGTGATGTCAAAAAGTTTCAAGGGAGGACAAATTACGGCAATCTTCGGCGGTGTAGATGTGAATTTTAATAATGCAGATTTCGAAGGGGAGGTTGTCCTGGATATATTTGCAACGTTCGGTGGTGTCGATATAGTTGTGCCCGCCAATTGGGAAGTTGTGATGGAAGTAAAAACATTGTTCGGCGGTGTAGACGATAAAAGGCAGCCCGCTTATGCCCAGGAGCCATACACAAAACGCTTGATTATTACAGGTAACTGTACGTTCGGCGGTATTGAATTGAAAAGTTATTAA
- a CDS encoding FAD-binding oxidoreductase, with the protein MEAHVVKILKIDQVTHNVKRFKVEKPAGYKFIPGQATDVCINQPRWDEQLRPFTFTALNDWDHLEFTIKMYKDHDGVTHHLDSLNVGDSLIIHDVWGAIQYKGEGVFIAGGAGVTPFIAIFRQLYKDGKVGNNKLLFSNQTVNDIILKDEFQKMLGKNFINIITKQKVDEYDYGIINEDYLKKKISNFNQPFYICGPDAMVTSLSKTLENLGAETVVVEM; encoded by the coding sequence ATGGAAGCACATGTAGTTAAAATCCTGAAAATCGATCAAGTTACGCACAACGTAAAGCGTTTTAAAGTTGAAAAACCGGCTGGATATAAGTTTATACCCGGTCAAGCTACGGATGTTTGTATTAACCAGCCGCGTTGGGACGAACAATTGCGTCCTTTCACTTTCACGGCCCTCAACGATTGGGATCACCTCGAATTTACCATCAAGATGTATAAAGATCATGATGGGGTGACCCACCACCTCGATAGCCTGAATGTTGGCGATAGCCTCATCATCCATGATGTTTGGGGAGCAATCCAATATAAGGGAGAAGGGGTTTTCATCGCCGGGGGAGCCGGTGTTACTCCTTTTATCGCGATCTTTCGCCAACTATACAAGGATGGCAAAGTGGGTAATAATAAATTACTGTTCTCCAATCAAACGGTTAATGATATCATCCTGAAAGATGAATTTCAAAAGATGCTCGGTAAGAATTTTATCAATATTATTACCAAGCAGAAGGTGGATGAATACGATTACGGTATCATCAATGAAGATTACCTCAAAAAGAAGATCAGTAACTTCAACCAACCTTTTTATATCTGTGGCCCAGATGCCATGGTAACTTCATTGTCCAAAACCTTGGAAAACCTTGGCGCTGAAACAGTAGTGGTTGAAATGTAA
- a CDS encoding SGNH/GDSL hydrolase family protein: MRSEHEQHELSYLALGDSYTIGESVADTERFPMQTVELLRRKGLSVQQPRIVATTGWTTDELEAGIVLAGIEPTYDLVTLLIGVNDQYRGRSVQEYEPAFEKLLRAAIAFAGGERNHVFVLSIPDWGVTPFAEGRDRQQIAFEIDAYNAVNRRIAQKEGVAYLDITPGTRLATSDPSLVAGDGLHPSGKEYTAWAQQLAPMILKVMQR, translated from the coding sequence ATGAGAAGCGAACATGAGCAACATGAACTCAGTTACCTGGCCCTTGGCGATAGCTATACCATCGGGGAAAGCGTTGCCGATACCGAACGTTTTCCCATGCAGACTGTAGAACTGCTTCGCAGGAAAGGCCTCTCGGTACAGCAGCCCAGGATCGTAGCTACTACTGGCTGGACAACGGACGAGCTGGAAGCGGGGATCGTCTTAGCCGGTATTGAACCGACATATGACCTCGTGACACTGCTGATCGGCGTTAATGATCAATACCGTGGCAGGAGCGTGCAGGAATATGAACCGGCATTCGAAAAGCTGCTCCGGGCAGCTATCGCATTCGCAGGCGGGGAACGTAACCATGTCTTCGTTCTGTCCATACCCGATTGGGGTGTAACACCCTTTGCAGAAGGGCGCGATCGCCAGCAGATTGCCTTCGAAATCGATGCTTATAATGCCGTCAATAGGAGGATTGCCCAAAAAGAGGGGGTTGCTTACCTGGATATTACCCCCGGTACGAGGCTAGCTACTTCGGATCCATCGTTGGTAGCAGGGGACGGGCTGCATCCTTCCGGCAAGGAATATACCGCCTGGGCACAGCAGTTGGCGCCGATGATCCTGAAAGTTATGCAACGGTAA
- the icd gene encoding NADP-dependent isocitrate dehydrogenase, which produces MPGEKITMNNGQVIVPNHPIIPFIEGDGIGPDIWRASVRVFDAAIKKAYGDSKKVAWKEVLAGEKAFQQTGEWLPAATLDALSEYIVSIKGPLATPVGGGIRSLNVAMRQTLDLYACVRPIRWFNKVPSPVKHPELVDMVIFRENTEDIYAGIEYKFDSPEAKKLLHFLQNELGVKNIRFPETSSFGIKPVSVEGSERLIRAAIQYAIDHKKPSVTLVHKGNIMKFTEGGFKNWGYALAAREFGDAVYTWEQWEATKKAEGEEAANKELNIALAHGKILIKDVIADNFLQQILLAPQDYSVVATLNLNGDYISDALAAEVGGIGIAPGANINYATGHAVFEATHGTAPRFANTDTMNPSSVILSGVMMFEYMGWKEAANIIVEGLSTAIMRKRVTIDFYKLMDDATLVKCSEFADEIIKHM; this is translated from the coding sequence ATGCCGGGAGAAAAAATCACGATGAATAATGGCCAGGTAATAGTTCCGAACCATCCAATTATTCCATTTATTGAAGGCGATGGCATTGGCCCAGATATCTGGCGTGCCAGCGTTCGCGTATTTGATGCAGCTATAAAGAAAGCTTATGGCGACAGTAAAAAAGTAGCGTGGAAAGAGGTATTAGCAGGTGAAAAAGCATTCCAACAAACAGGGGAATGGTTGCCAGCAGCTACTTTAGACGCCCTTTCCGAATATATCGTATCTATCAAGGGACCATTGGCTACCCCCGTAGGCGGCGGTATCCGTTCCCTGAACGTGGCCATGCGCCAAACCTTGGATCTATATGCCTGTGTTCGCCCGATCCGTTGGTTCAACAAGGTGCCTTCACCCGTGAAGCACCCGGAACTGGTTGACATGGTGATTTTCCGCGAAAACACGGAAGATATTTATGCCGGGATTGAGTATAAGTTCGATTCCCCGGAAGCTAAAAAATTATTGCACTTCCTGCAAAACGAGCTGGGAGTTAAGAATATCCGTTTCCCTGAAACTTCTTCATTCGGCATCAAGCCGGTATCTGTTGAAGGTTCTGAAAGATTGATCCGCGCGGCTATCCAATATGCCATCGATCACAAAAAACCTTCTGTTACCCTCGTTCATAAGGGTAATATCATGAAATTTACCGAAGGTGGTTTCAAAAACTGGGGTTATGCCCTGGCTGCCAGGGAATTCGGCGATGCTGTTTATACCTGGGAACAATGGGAAGCGACCAAGAAAGCCGAAGGTGAAGAAGCTGCCAACAAGGAGCTGAACATCGCACTAGCCCACGGTAAAATCTTGATCAAAGATGTTATTGCTGATAACTTCCTGCAACAAATCCTGCTGGCGCCGCAAGATTATTCCGTCGTGGCAACCTTGAACCTCAACGGTGATTATATCTCCGATGCATTGGCCGCGGAAGTCGGCGGTATCGGTATCGCGCCGGGTGCTAATATCAACTATGCCACCGGTCATGCCGTATTCGAAGCCACGCACGGTACTGCCCCGCGTTTTGCCAACACGGATACCATGAACCCATCCTCCGTGATTTTAAGCGGCGTGATGATGTTCGAATACATGGGCTGGAAAGAAGCTGCGAACATTATCGTTGAAGGCTTGAGTACTGCCATCATGAGAAAGCGCGTTACGATCGACTTCTACAAATTGATGGACGATGCCACCCTCGTGAAATGTAGCGAGTTCGCAGACGAGATTATCAAACATATGTAA
- a CDS encoding NADP-dependent isocitrate dehydrogenase codes for MSTKIKVANPVVELDGDEMTRIIWKFIKDKLITPYLDLDIKYFDLGMEHRDATNDQVTVDAANAIRQYGVGIKCATITPDEARVKEFNLKQMWKSPNGTIRNILDGTVFREPIVMSNVPRLVPNWTAPICIGRHAFGDQYRATDFLTKGKGKLTIKFEGENGEVIEHEVYNFQGDGVALAMYNTDESIRGFARACFNQALMKKWPLYLSTKNTILKKYDGRFKDIFEDVYQNEFKAEFDKNGLTYEHRLIDDMVASALKWHGNFVWACKNYDGDVQSDTVAQGFGSLGLMTSTLVTPDGKTMEAEAAHGTVTRHYRDHQAGKPTSTNPIASIFAWTRGLEFRGKLDNNQELIHFCQTLEQVCIETVESGKMTKDLAVCIHGSKVEHGKDYLYTEEFLEAIDNGLKAKLA; via the coding sequence ATGTCTACAAAAATTAAAGTTGCAAACCCTGTAGTAGAATTGGATGGTGACGAAATGACACGCATCATCTGGAAGTTTATCAAAGACAAATTGATCACACCATATTTAGATCTCGATATCAAGTATTTCGATTTAGGTATGGAACATAGGGATGCTACCAACGACCAGGTTACCGTTGACGCGGCAAATGCGATCCGTCAATACGGCGTTGGTATCAAATGTGCCACCATTACCCCGGACGAAGCCCGCGTGAAGGAATTCAACCTGAAACAAATGTGGAAATCTCCTAACGGTACCATCCGTAATATCCTGGATGGAACAGTTTTCCGCGAGCCTATCGTGATGAGCAACGTTCCGAGATTAGTGCCTAACTGGACTGCGCCTATCTGCATCGGTCGTCATGCTTTCGGTGATCAATACCGCGCTACAGATTTTCTTACCAAGGGAAAAGGTAAGCTCACTATAAAATTTGAAGGTGAAAACGGTGAAGTAATCGAACACGAAGTATATAACTTCCAAGGCGATGGCGTTGCATTAGCCATGTACAACACCGATGAATCTATCCGTGGTTTCGCAAGGGCTTGCTTCAACCAAGCCTTGATGAAAAAATGGCCCCTGTACCTCAGTACTAAGAACACGATCCTTAAAAAATATGATGGTCGCTTTAAAGATATCTTTGAAGATGTTTACCAAAATGAATTTAAGGCCGAGTTCGATAAGAACGGGCTTACTTACGAGCACCGCCTGATCGATGATATGGTGGCCAGCGCTTTGAAATGGCATGGTAACTTCGTATGGGCTTGTAAAAACTATGATGGTGATGTTCAATCCGATACCGTTGCACAAGGCTTCGGTTCCCTCGGTTTGATGACTTCTACCCTCGTTACGCCCGATGGTAAAACCATGGAAGCGGAAGCTGCCCACGGTACCGTTACCCGCCACTACCGCGATCACCAAGCAGGTAAACCAACTTCTACCAACCCGATTGCTTCCATCTTTGCATGGACCCGCGGTTTGGAATTCCGTGGTAAATTAGATAACAACCAAGAGTTGATTCATTTCTGCCAAACTTTGGAACAAGTTTGTATCGAAACTGTTGAAAGCGGTAAAATGACGAAAGACTTGGCCGTTTGTATCCACGGTAGTAAAGTAGAACACGGTAAAGATTATTTATATACCGAAGAATTCTTGGAAGCGATCGATAACGGCTTGAAAGCGAAATTGGCGTAA